A single region of the Metarhizium brunneum chromosome 6, complete sequence genome encodes:
- the SHL gene encoding Chromatin remodeling protein SHL, which translates to MSSKSRKRSRAITDENRADCPFTISMVTAPSSEERDHIAKKRKRDADEDGAASNNHKKELVQMSPFEPRGKFKSNQSMNLAYAVEPRKRWQDMTRYNSFVLNGYKYCNDDFIYVANEATIERQKSTGKNPDAGNLLQSTDYWVARILEVRAADEHHVYARIYWMYSPDELPPGTQDGKKSISGRQPYHGQNELIASNHMDVINVVSVAMKATVHQWIESDDEEVQDALYWRQAFNCRTSQISSVDLTCKCQTPANPDKTLIGCTNADCGNWLHYECLLHDILMRVYERFGTDKPHISERAEQTLVKTETDELVHRPLTPTENKVERTPSAIDVKGPSENGDHAAGGRTSESTPKGPTQTPTPGPPNSVGPKSAKSASAKKGRGKKAVEDKPYEGLFEASLKMNDGPMVWVINDLRPNVQGGDRTWTERAECLICNKMID; encoded by the exons ATGAGCTCCAAATCCCGAAAGCGCTCCCGTGCCATCACGGACGAGAACCGCGCCGATTGTCCCTTTACCATATCCATGGTCACCGCTCCAAGCTCCGAGGAGCGCGATCACATagccaagaagaggaagcgcgacgccgacgaAGATGGCGCAGCTTCCAATAACCACAAGAAGGAgctggtccagatgtcgcccTTTGAACCACGGGGCAAGTTCAAATCGAACCAGTCCATGAATCTCGCCTATGCAGTCGAGCCACGGAAGCGATGGCAGGACATGACGCGATATAATAGCTTCGTCT TGAATGGTTACAAGTATTGCAATGACGATTTTATTTACGTCGCAAACGAGGCCACTATTGAGCGCCAAAAATCGACCGGCAAAAACCCGGATGCCGGAAATTTGCTGCAGTCAACCGACTACTGGGTTGCCCGAATTCTTGAGGTCCGGGCAGCAGATGAGCATCACGTATACGCGCGGATTTACTGGATGTATTCGCCCGACGAGCTGCCACCCGGCACTCAGGATGGCAAGAAGTCTATTAGCGGCCGCCAGCCCTATCATGGTCAGAATGAACTGATCGCATCGAACCATA TGGACGTGATCAACGTCGTTAGTGTGGCAATGAAGGCCACCGTTCATCAATGGATCGAGtcggatgacgaggaagtgCAGGATGCACTCTACTGGAGACAGGCCTTTAATTGTCGGACCTCGCAGATATCT TCGGTCGACTTGACCTGTAAATGCCAGACCCCAGCGAACCCCGACAAGACTTTGATCGGCTGTACCAACGCAGATTGCGGCAATTGGCTTCATTACGAGTGTCTCTTACACGACATTCTAATGCGAGTCTACGAGCGGTTTGGAACTGACAAACCACACATTTCCGAAAGGGCGGAGCAAACCCTTGTGAAGACGGAGACGGACGAGCTTGTACATCGTCCGTTGACGCCGACTGAGAATAAGGTAGAGCGCACCCCCTCAGCTATCGACGTCAAAGGACCAAGCGAAAACGGAGACCATGCAGCTGGCGGCCGAACTAGCGAGAGCACACCCAAGGGCCCGACACAGACGCCCACTCCAGGGCCGCCCAACTCGGTTGGCCCCAAGAGCGCAAAGTCGGCATCTGCGAAGAAGGGCCGAGGAAAGAAGGCCGTCGAAGACAAACCATACGAGGGGCTGTTTGAAGCCAGCTTGAAGATGAACGACGGGCCAATGGTCTGGGTCATCAACGATCTGAGACCCAATGTTCAAGGCGGGGATCGAACATGGACGGAACGTGCCGAGTGTCTGATTTGCAATAAGATGATCGATTGA
- the CAP2_0 gene encoding F-actin-capping protein subunit beta — translation MAEIDPFDSALDLLRRLNPKHTASHLNTIISLAPDLAEDLLSSVDAPLTMRRCKQSGREYLLCDYNRDGDSYRSPWSNQFDPPLDEAGAGGVGADGNEGAGEGAIPSERVRKMEIKANDVFDIYRDLYYEGGVSSVYLWNLDDGFAGVVLLKKSISPGKSTEGIWDSIHVFEAIERGRMTHYKLTSTVILTLAAAGGSLGDMDLSGNMTRQVEQDMPVDGDDSHIVNIGRLVEDMELKMRNLLQEVYFGKAKDVVGDLRSVGSLSDGARDREAQRELIGSMRR, via the exons atggctgagatCGACCCCTTCGACTCGGCGCT CGACCTCCTGCGGCGCCTCAACCCCAAGCACACGGCCTCGcacctcaacaccatcatctccctgGCGCCGGACCTCGCAGAAGACCTGCTCTCCTCGGTCGATGCCCCGCTCACGATGCGGCGGTGCAAGCAGTCGGGCCGCGAGTACCTCCTCTGCGACTACAACCGCGACGGCGACAGCTACCGCTCGCCGTGGTCGAACCAGTTCGACCCGCcgctcgacgaggccggggCAGGAGGCGTCGGGGCCGACGGCAAcgagggcgcgggcgagGGCGCTATCCCCAGCGAGAGAGTGCGCAAGATGGAGATTAAGGCCAACGACGTGTTCGACATCTACCGGGACCTGTACTACGAGGGCGGAGTGAGCAGTGTGTATCTCTGGAATCTGGACGATGGCTTTGCAGGCGTCGTCTTGTTGAAGAAGT CTATTTCGCCGGGCAAATCGACAGAAGGGATCTGGGACTCGATCCACGTGTTCGAGGCGATTGAGCGAGGGCGCATGACGCACTACAAGCTCACGTCTACGGTGATTTTgacgctggcggcggcgggcgggaGCCTCGGCGACATGGATCTCAGCGGCAACATGACGCGCCAGGTGGAGCAGGACATGCCGGTCGATGGCGATGACAGCCACATCGTAAACATCGGTCGTCTCGTTGAGGATATGGAGCTCAAGATGCGCAACCTGCTGCAGGAAGTCTACtttggcaaggccaaggatgtGGTCGGCGACTTGCGGAGCGTGGGCAGTTTGAGCGACGGGGCGCGAGATCGCGAGGCCCAGAGGGAACTCATTGGGAGCATGCGGAGATGA